The following is a genomic window from Desulforhopalus sp..
TGCATGTCGAGTGCCGTCACCGGCTTCATGACCTCCTTCGGTATCGACGAACCGATGGGCTGCTATGAGGATATCGACAACGCCGATGTCTTTGTCACCTGGGGCAACAACATGGCGGAGATGCATCCGGTGCTCTTCTCGCGAATGATCGCCAACCGCAAGCGCCGCAAGGGTGTGCGAATCATCGACTTCGCTACCCGTCGCACCCGTACCAGCCTGGCGGCCGACAAGTCGATCCTCTTTAAACCGCAGACCGATCTGGCCGTGGCCAATGCCATCTGTCATGAAATTATCGCCAACGGCTGGGTGAATAGCAGTTTCCTTGCCGATCACGTCTCCTTCCACAAGGGCAAGACCAATATCGGCTACGGCACCGAGGACCATTTTGCCTTCACCGATCAGATGGAGAATATCGATTTTGAGCAGTTTAAGAAATTCCTTGCCGATTATACCCCGGAAAAGGTCGAGAAGATCTCCGGGGTCTCGGCCAAGGACATCAAGTACCTTGCCTCCCTGTATGGCGACCCGTCCCTGAAGGTGACCTCCTTCTGGTGCATGGGTATGAACCAGCACACCCGCGGCACCTGGATCAATAACCTTGTTTACAATATTCACCTCCTCGTCGGCAAGATCTCCACACCGGGCAACGGACCGTTCTCGCTGACCGGCCAGCCGAGCGCCTGCGGCACGGTACGCGAGGTCGGCACCTTAACCCATGCCCTGCCGCACGGCACGGTAATGAACGAACACGACCGGCAAATGGCCGCCGAGATCTGGAATGTGCCGGTGGGGAACATCGACCCAAAACCAACCTATCACACGGTGGAGATGTTCCGGGCCCTTGACCGCGGTGATATCAAATTCATCTGGATCCAGGTGACCAATCCAATGGTCACCATGCCCAACCTCAAGCGCTACCGCAACGGCGCCCTGAAGGAGGACCGCTTTGTCGTCGTTTCGGACGTCTATCCGACGCCGACCACCGACGTCGCCGACGTCATTCTGCCGGCGGCGATGTGGGTCGAGAAGGAGGGGATGTTTGGCAATTCCGAACGGCGCACCCAGCATTTCGCCCAGATCGTCGATCCGCCGGGAGAGGCGATGTCCGATACCTGGCAGCTGATCGAGGTGGCGAGGCGGCTTGGCTTTGAAAAGCAGTTTCCGTGGGGACAGGACGAGTATATCGGCAAGATTTGGGAGGAATACCGCCGCTTCCACGCCGGGCCGAAGCACGAGATGGCACCGTACAAGGTGCTGCGCGAGCGTTCCGGAGTGCAGTGGCCCTTTGTCAATGGCAAGGAAACCCGCTGGCGCTTCAACCCCAAGTACGATCCGGCCTGCAGCAACGGCAAGGACTTCCATTTTTATGGCAACAAGGACGACTGTGCCTGGATCTGGGCCCGTCCCTACGAGCCGGCCGCCGAGTCACCGGACGGCGAGTATCCTTTCTGGCTGAACACCGGCCGGGTCATCGAACACTGGCATACCGGCAGCATGACCCGCCGCGTTCCGGTGCTCCACAACGCCGTGCCCTCGTCCTATGTTGAGCTCAATCCGGAGGACGCCGCCGAACTGGGGGTGGTGAACGGTGAGAAGG
Proteins encoded in this region:
- a CDS encoding molybdopterin-dependent oxidoreductase, with amino-acid sequence MKLDRRQFVLSAAASSAMAAAGALFPGVSFADWPKITGNSGVVSWKKAPCRFCGTGCGVLVGVVDGRAVAVKGDPNCSVNKGLCCMKGYHSVQALYGADRITKAKIRKNGEMVEVPIAEALDLVAQKLKETRDKYGKDSVAVYGSGQWTIPDGYVASKLFKGCLGTNNVEANARLCMSSAVTGFMTSFGIDEPMGCYEDIDNADVFVTWGNNMAEMHPVLFSRMIANRKRRKGVRIIDFATRRTRTSLAADKSILFKPQTDLAVANAICHEIIANGWVNSSFLADHVSFHKGKTNIGYGTEDHFAFTDQMENIDFEQFKKFLADYTPEKVEKISGVSAKDIKYLASLYGDPSLKVTSFWCMGMNQHTRGTWINNLVYNIHLLVGKISTPGNGPFSLTGQPSACGTVREVGTLTHALPHGTVMNEHDRQMAAEIWNVPVGNIDPKPTYHTVEMFRALDRGDIKFIWIQVTNPMVTMPNLKRYRNGALKEDRFVVVSDVYPTPTTDVADVILPAAMWVEKEGMFGNSERRTQHFAQIVDPPGEAMSDTWQLIEVARRLGFEKQFPWGQDEYIGKIWEEYRRFHAGPKHEMAPYKVLRERSGVQWPFVNGKETRWRFNPKYDPACSNGKDFHFYGNKDDCAWIWARPYEPAAESPDGEYPFWLNTGRVIEHWHTGSMTRRVPVLHNAVPSSYVELNPEDAAELGVVNGEKVKIISRRGSIVMPAQINGRGVPPRGMVFVPFFDESYLINEVTLDAFCPISKQPDYKKCAVRLEKA